tcacagctccgtaAGTGCTTCAAGGcacctgagcgcaccatcaacttcgaagagattgacctccaagaagatttgtcttatcatgagcaccacgttgctattcttgaaaaaactgagcgcaagactcgcaacaagtcaatcaaattcctgaaagtgaagtggtcgcaccattccgactgggaagccacctgggaacgcgaggaccatctccgttccgaatatccggagttctttcagtcctagatctcgggacgagatcctctcgtagtggtggagtgttgtaacaccccgcatgtaactttccatatttgtaactccaactcttgccattttcggctatgtgttatgatattccctccgtgattgggttttgtctttcgttttgcattttgttcatgtcatgcatttcatatcatgtcatcatgtgcattgcatttgcatacgtgtttgtctcatgcatccgagcattttccccgttgtccgttttgcaatccggcgctcccatctcctccggtacacccctcttgttttctttcgtgagcagGCGTCAAAcattcttggaatggaccgaggcttgtcaagtggccttggtatactaccGGGAGACCaacggtcaagtttcgttccatttggaggtcgtttggtactccaacggttaaccaggcatccgcaaagtccatttgtgtgttgcagcaaaaaccccctcaaaaccagcccaaaacccaccaaactctcttccacgCTCTAGgacgttcgatcacgatcgtgtgggcgaaaaccgcacctcatttggagcctcctagctccctctacctatttatatgtgaccctcccgaaaaaCGTTCGCAGGCAAACCCTAACCCACTTCCCTCCGCGCCGCTGGACGTGTCCGTAACGGCCGGACGCAAACCCGCCGCCGCTCTCGCCCACTCACAGGACGCCATGTCAGCGCCCgatcgccccgcgccgccgcggcccgccggcccgttcgggaccctccccggcccgcgcgcccgccgccgcctgcctcccgCGCGCCTGCCCGCGTCGCTGCGCCGCCGCCTGCCCGCGttggccgccgcccgccggcgaccGCGCCCCCTCCGCCCGACGTCTCCTTCCTCCTCgtcgcgccccgccgcctcctctccttcctccgtcGCCGGCCGCCATCTCCGGCCACCGCCCCGTCGAGCTCGAGGCCCGGCCcggccagatctggatcgggcacTGTAGCAGGTTGACTTTTCCCGTTCTCGAAAATCCTCCAAGTCTTCATCATTTTACAGTAATTGTCCCTGTTCAAcattgcataactctctgcatatagctccgtttcacgcgtgtaatatgtcaaattgttcgtctcatgatgctctacattttgttcaattgcaccatgttcattagaggccatcttgatgcccaaatctctgttgcaagagtgctagttgctgttatctgctggttcttatcagaacttggagatttgtcatttttgtatctttaaatctgtgcatcttatgagcatgagctctacatgtgttttattgtatgccatgccatatttccagtggtgtatgccaggtatttttgtgatctctatggtgactagcacaagcatgcaaactaggccccgtaatgtttctgatttcagagacttggtgatttctctaagtccttgtctgctgttattttgtagccatgtaaacttgatgctacagagagatccatgcatattttggagatgttcagtaaggatgttctgtagatattattgtaattgatccattcctgcccgtttttccaattatggagtgccatagcatgactcaatcttgctctacttttgctataaaatatttccggcagattcttaacatgatatccatttttgccaagcttgttgtagttgatccatacatgctatgcatttgttcttgccatggatagcttcataaacatgccatcttgttgtaggtatacttgttttgtcatgcattgctttgtggtgagtgcatcaagctcaccaagatgccttcatattattatttctgccatgctcagttttctgctaagtctgaaacctgataacgaaacttgctatgtttacatgcttgccatcatatcttctggtcctttttggatTATGGTaactaagggacttttgtcatatgcatttagtagaatactgacatgccttgtttttccatgttaagttcctgtagcatgttgatttcgtgctctgaacattgctacctgatgctgttttctgccatgcccagtaatttcaccaagtctgtgaacctgttatcttttgcacttttgccatgcttgtttgagcttgttattttgtgatctagccgtagatCAGTGTTCaccttttgtcaagcatctcctgtagattacttccatatgctttgttgctatgttggagtgctgtagcatagtttcttgttgcattctaagttttatcatgctgttaatcgcagattcgtgtcattcttgttttgcttgccatttgcaaaccgtgcatccgtttccggtgatctttatatcgatttcgaccgaaatcatctcatctttccagtggcatgcttggtttgccaagttactgccttgttcatcattttccctccggagcacgcatatgcatcgcatatcatatctcgcatatcatacatgttttgcatcatgttgcttgtgcatttctcgtgattgattgtggttccattgcttgtgttcttgtctcgtgtagagccgggagacgagttcgttaatgaggaacctattgagtacgcttacgaggatcaagctttcgacaactctgagaaccttgcaggcaagatgaccacccctcgaaatcacttctatctttgctttgctagttgttcgctctattgccatgctgcgctacctatcacttgctatatcttgtctcccatattaccatgtcagcccctaaccatcctttcctagcaaaccgttgtttggctaagttatcgcttttgctcagcccttcttatagcgttgctagttgcaggtgaagttgaagttaattccatgttggaacatggatatgttgggatatcacaatatctcttattatattaattcatctatatatatttgataaagggtggaagactcggccttttgcctggtgttttgttccactcttgccgccctagtttctgtcttaccggtattatgttccttgagtttgcgttccttacgcagttgggtgatttatgggacccccttgacagttcgccttgaataaaactcctccagcaaggcccaaccttggttttaccatttgccacctaagcctttcgcccgggttttcgcgagcccgagggtcatcttattttaaccccccccccccgggccagtgctccttcgagtgttggtccgaactgagtagactgcggggccccctcttggaaactcgaggtctggttttactcgtaggatgtctcatccggtgttgccctgagaacgagatatgtgcagctcctatcgggatttgtcggcacatcgggcggctttgctggtcttgttttaccattgtcgaaatgtcttgtaaaccgggattccgagactgatcgggtcttttcgggagaaggtttatccttcgttgaccgtgagggcttatgatgggctaagttgggacacccctgcagggtattatctttcgaaagccgtgcccgcggttatgaggcagatgggaatttgttaatgtccggttgtagagaacttgtcacttgacccaattaaaatacatcaaccgtgtgtgtagccgtgatggtctcttctcggcggagtccgggaagtgaacacggtttgagtgatgaatgacgtaagtaggagttcaggatcacttcttggtcattgctagatgacgaccgttccgttgcttctcttctcgctctcttttgcgtatgttagccaccatatatgcttattgcctgctgcagctccacctcattacaccatcctttcctataagcttaaatagtcttgatctcgcgggtgtaagattgctgagtcctcgtgactcacagattctaccaaaacagttgcaggtgccgacgatgccagtgcagatgatgggtcgatctcaagtgggagttcgatgaggaacgtggtcgttactatgtgtcttttcctgatgatcagtagtggagcccagttgggacgatcggggatctagcatttggggttatcttattttcatttggatcttgaccgtagccggtctatgtgtgtattttggatgatgtatggattatatttatgtattgtgtgaagtggcgattgtaagccaactctttatcccatttttgttcattacatgggattgtgtgaagataacccttcttgcgacaaaaccactatgcggttaagcctctaagtcgtgcctcgacacgtgggagatatagtcgcatcgtgggcgttacactcggatgccgtctcgacggagccagtcgacagatcgaacaggccgtagagagtttcgtcgagctcgattgccgcgacttgtggggtggccgactagcgagccaccgcgtgcctcacccaccgctggagccgcgaccgaccggaacgcttgcgccGGCGAGCAGCAGGGAGTGAGGACGCCATAGGAGCCGACCAATATTGAGTCGATGGCTGCCGcagaaggacgccgcggacgcacgcgcgaaagtgttttgccccgcggacggggagcacctcgacgtcgagtggagcctcttggagccaagcggagtcgtcggcgacgaacaagagcgcgccgagacggatctcgcggccctcggccaatcctccaccagaaaccatgatgatggggatcggaaaaattgcaacttctccaacaaatcgctaagacacctgccccacggtgggcgccaactgtcgtggtactaagactgacagtagaataggggggggtagtatggagaggcaagatcctagctatggcgaagttgtacacgcgagttttacgagttcaggcccttctcagaagaagtaacagccctacgtctcggagcccggaggcggtcgactggattatacgtatgtgtgtttacaggggtgcgaacccttgtgcatgtggagggggtggcttatatagagtgcgccaggaccccagccagcccacgttacaagggatttaaagcacatcaagagaggggcgttactggtaacgctagtaaTAAAGAGACATAATCACCATTAAAGCTATGGTGTAATGTCTGACCGTTGCAGTGCAGAGTGGCTTTAAATCTTCTGGCGGTCGAGTGACGGTCTCCATGGTCGAGTGACTTCaagtcttccgagtggaatgcttcgTGGTCGAGTGGATGGTGACTCCTCTTCGAATGCTTCTGGttttagggtgatgtccttgggaagggtatctaggtcaggcctatcaccctaccctaggtacatagcttcatcaccggggggttaccggaacccccttgggggttaatgggccttcatgggctttagtggaagagaggaggaggcggccaagtggaggGACACCCcaccaagcccaatccgaattgggaggggggccggcccccctttccttctctccctcttccctttccttcccctcctagttggactaggaaaggggggaacctactcctagtaggagtaggattccccccttggggcgcaccccatgaggccggccggacccctcctccactcctttatatacgggggaggggggcaccccatagacacacaagttgatttatTAGCCGTGTGccgtgcccccctccatagatttccacctcggtcatattgtcgtagtgcttaggcgaagccctgcgtcggtaacttcatcatcaccgtcaccacgccgtcgtgccgacgaaactctccctcggcctcagctggatctagatttcgagggacgtcaccgagctgaacgtgtgcagatcgcggaggtgccgtgcgttcggaacttgatcggttggatcgcgaagacgttcgactacatcaaccgtgttacttaacgcttccgctttcggtctacgagggtacgtggacacactctccccgctcgttgctatgcttctcctagatagatcttgcgtgatcgtaggaatttttttgaaatactacgttccccaacacgaagACGGGCGGCGCCGGGGCAAGGCGGGCAAGGCATGCCGTGGCCGGAGACGGGCGGCGCCGGGGTGAGCCGGGGTGCCAGGGCGAGGCACGCCGTGGCCGGAGACGGGTGGCGCCGGAGCAAGGCAAGGGCGAGGCGGGCGGCGCCGGGGTGAGCCGGGGTGCCAGGGAGAGGCACGCCATGGCCGGAGACGGGCGGTGCCGGGGCAAGGCGGGGGCGAGGCACGTCATGGCCAGAGATGGGCTTTGTCGGGCAAGGTCGGGGCGAGAGGGAGGAAgaaggaaaaagaagaagaagaaaaaagagctATAGTGGGATACAGTTTTATTTACGGGGTCTGCTCTCTTTTTTGCGGGGAAAATCAGAGAGCTTTATTGAGTAAACGCATTCTTGGAACAGTCGGCCAAAAAGGCTGGACACCAAGAAGCTAGGAGTCTCGTCAAGCCAGTTGTCGATCACATTGAGTGTGCAAGCACGCTTTGCACACAACTAAGCCGGGAGATTTGCTGACCTGCTTACATGTTGTAAAACAAAAGAGAAAAAATGAACATTAAGCTCTCCTATGTCTAATAGTAAAGGAGCCACAATTGATCGAGAATTGTGACGAGTAGTCCAGAGTGTCACCGACTCCAAGCGACCAAGCAATcgacttccattatcacatgcgagaatcCACAAAGAAAAACGAAACGAACTCCATCTCGTGAAGAAAGTCCCTCCATGATCAAGGGGTCCGAGATCCCCAAGTATGGCTTGCACCAGGCACCTAGTAGGGCCGCAGAAGAACGGCAACACCTCCCGCGCCCCCTGCCTTCTGCCAGATTGAGAGCTCCATCGGTGGTGATCTTTACAAAACCATCATCAGGAGGCCGCCACCCAAAGCCCGGCAAGTAAAGGAGTGCAATGGCCTCCTTCGTAGCTCTAATAGTCGTTGTAGGATCTCTTCCTTCTTCACCGTGCTTGATACGATTCCTGGAATGCCAAATAGACCACATAATAGTAGTGATCTTAGCACGATCACCATCACTAAACTGCGGGTCACATAAGATGTCGCGAGCCCACGAATCCGGATGTAGACAAGGAAGCCGAAGTCCAAACCATGCACATTCCTCCTCTCAGAAGCGCTTGGCATGTGAGCAATGAATTAGTGCATGTTTCAGATCCTCGTCCATGGCTAGACATACTTTGCATCTCTGCAATATGTCTAAAATTGAGAGTGGCTTCGTCTGGAAGAATCCCGCGAAGAACTCTCCACCAAAAAACTCTCACTTTtggaataacattcaatttccaCAAGGCTTTCCGCATCTGTTGATCATCATTTGAGGTACCAGCGTCTAGAGCCAAACGCTCGTTCTGAGTCACAAGAGCACGGTACGCCGTCTTCACAGTGTAGTTGCCTGATCTTTTGAATTCCCAAGCAAGATAATCATCGCCTCCACCCTCCCGGATAGGAATATTAAGAATGGCCTCAGCATCCTGAGCAATGAAAGTATCCCTGACCACCTCATGTTTCCAAGACCAGTTTGATGTATCAATAAGATCTGCCACCCTCTGAATGGTAGTGTTCGGTGGTCTGGAGATAGGTGACATGGATATAGTACCTAGAATCCATTTATCAGTCCAGACGTCGAGAGTGTTGCCATCTCCAACACGGGAGATCAAGCCACATCATAAGGCTTCTCTTCCTACCATTATAGCCTTCCAAGTGGCCGAGGCCGACTTAGGCGTAGTAGCATGCATAAAATATGTGTCAGGAAAATAACGCCCCTTCAATACTCTTGCACAAAGGGATTTAGGGTTCATAAAAAACGCCATCCATGTTTCCCCAACATAACGAGATTAAAAAAGATGCAGGTCTCTAAAACCCATCCCGCCTTTACACTTGGGTGTTGCTAGCTCTTTCCAAGACACCCAATGCATTGATCTTTTGTCAAGAGaactactccaaaaatatttGGCCATAGGAGACGTTAAACTCTTGCAAACTTTCTTGGTTAGCAAAAAGGTGCTCATCGGGTAGGTGGGGATTGCTTGAACCACTGATTTCAACAAAGTCTCGCGGCCTGCACAAGCTAATAATTTCTCCGACCATCCCTGAATTCTAGACCGGGCCCTCTCACTGATGTGGTCAAAGGTTCCACTTGTGATCCGACCAACAACAGTAGGGAGACCCAAATATTTCTCATTGAACGCCTCAACCTGAATGTTCAAGGTTGCCTTCAAAAGTTGCCTCCAAGATGTCGGTGTATTGGAGCTGGAATATATAGAACTTTTATCTCTATTGATACACTGACCCGAGTCATCTCCATATATCCTCAAGATTTCATTTAACCTGAGCGCACTTGGGTTACTTGCGTTGATGAAGATTAAACTATCATCTACAAAAAGCAAATGGGTTACCCACGGTGACCTATAGCTCACTCGTAGTCCCCTATCAATAGTTCCACCATTGTAATATTTCAACAATGAGGAAAAACCGTCGGCACACATAAAAAATAAGTACGGTGACACTGAATCGCCTTGCTGAAACCCTCTGGTAGGTGTGAAATATGGAAGTAGCTCCCCATTGATTCTCATCGAAAACCGGACAGAAGAAACACATTTCATTATCAATGTGATGAAGCACATACTGAAACCCAACCGACTCAATATTGTTTCGAGGTAATGCCACTCGACACGGTCGTAAGCCTTCATTATGTCAAGCTTAACCGCACAAGAATTttttccccttcttcctcctcttcatcgTGTGTACACTTTCGTATGCATCAAGTACGTTATCTGTGATGAGTCTTCCGGGAACGAAAGCACTTTGTTCCTCACTAATAATCACGGGGTCTGCTCACCGTAAAAATAGTTTACAGTGCCCCTTATACACGTTTTTAAGGGTCAACTTTTAAAGGATCCGCTAGAAATGCTCTTACAACCTTATGGAAACAAATTATTTCAGACGAACCCAAAAGAGCACCCATACCACCGCCGTTGAAGGTCGCGGCATGTGTAGCGTGGCTGCCCCCTTTCGAGCTGCACCGTCTTCAGAAGACGGCTTGTACGCGTCGGCTAGCTGTGCTGACGGTCGTTGctcaaacaaaaaaagaaaaactgtGCTGACGGTTGGTTGACTCGAGGTCCGCGCCGGCAACCTGGCTGCCACCGGCGATGCGACGCCGCCTCGCTCACACTCACCTCGTGTTTCTGCATTCGTGCTACACGCATGTCACGTGTTTTTTTTTTCCTCCGTGAAATACCTGAAAGGAAGGTGATACAACTAATTTTCTTACTTAAGAAGAAGACTGCAGTGGAATCATCAACCAGCAATTCACAGAAGCGGTAAGCACGGTACGCTTTATTGTGGATACATATCCAATCCGATCGACCTGATCTGATCGCAAGCATTTATACGAATCGATTCGTGCACTGCTTTATGAAAGCTGCCATTTTTTTCTCGCAGGAAAGCTGCCATTTATCAGGACACTACTTGACATTGCAGCTCTCCTAGTAGGAGGAAAAGAGTAATGCTATACATACATAAGTTTATATGGATTTTACAAACAGGTGGGTTGTGATTGGAGGTTAAGGGAGAGGAGGGGCCCATCCTCATGAAAATCAGGGAAGGAATGGTTAGTTAGAAAGAAAAAATCCTAAGCATGTAAGTGCGTGTAAATCTTTGTATGTTTAGCATTGTTGGGAGGAAAAAGAGGGAGCAAACCACGGAGCTGCACGGCCCAACGGGTCATGCTAGTAACATGCAGCTGTAGAGACTTCTCCCTCAAGCCACGAGGCACACCTGTCGCCCGGAAGGAGGAAACCCGCTCCAACCGGTCGCTGACAGGGTAGGCCCACAACTCAGGCTTCGCCATCAGCGTAACCGTCGCGTGTAATCCCGCCGCGTAATCGCGATTAGTATCTTGAGCGGCAAGGGAACCGAAAACCTGTCTCCTTAGTAGCTGGCTGACATGCGGGGGCCAGCTGAGCCCTGACCCCGCCTGTCAGCGACGGCCGGGCTCGACATGACCGGGGGAATGCGATTCTCGTTCGCGGGCGAAGCGGAAAGCGCGGGCAGGCCGCGCCGCGTGACGTGAAGGCCGTCGCACGTTTACCGGCCACGGCCGCGCTGTCGCTCCTTTCCTTCGCGCTTTTATTCCACTCCCACCCCGgccctctccttcctcccgcCGTCGTCGCGTCGCGCCGGCTCCACCTCCACGCACCCACCACCATTAGAGACTCCACTCGCCGCCAACTAGTGCTGCTACGTACGTACGACGTACTGCCACCGGTCGCAATCCCCGCTCGGAAttccccaccaccaccaccgccaccgcgAGCGCGAGCGGAAAGCGGCACCTTTCCTCCCTTTTCGCTTATCTTTCGCCCCGCTCCTTCCGTTTCTCGCTCAAGCCGCTGCCGCACTAGGACTGGTGCTGCAGTAGTACGTACCACTGTAACAAGGAAGCAAAGCGGGTGAGCCAGCGGCCAAGGCGGCCGCCTTCTGatgtcgtcgtcgccgcccgCCGCGCCGGGCCCGGCCTCGCCGCCTGGGAATCGAACGGCACCGCCACCGGCCTCGGCGCCACCCGCTACCAACTCGACGCCCCCTTCGCCGCCGGCGCCACCggcctccgcgccgccgccctcctctccCGTGCCACCGCCGTCGacgcccgccgcgccgccccCGTCCTCCGGCACCACCCCCGCGACACCCTccctcccgcctcccacggcccCCGGGGCGCCCGCCGCGCCGTCTCCCCCGTCGACCACGCCGTCTCCGCCGACCGATCGTCCGACGCCGTCCGCCCaggcctcgccgccgccgccgagctcggcGCTCAACACGGCCACGGTGGCTGGGATCGCGGTGGGCGGCCTGATCGCGCTGCTGCTCGCCAGCCTGCTCTGCTTCTGCATGCTCAAGAAGAAGAGGCGGCACCACCCGCACCACCCTCCGCCTCCCCCGCCGCCCCACCACCTGCACTACTATGGGCatccgccaccgccaccgcccccgccgccgTTCAAAGGTGAGATGGCAACTGTGCATCCTCCATGACTCTTTGTCTCGGAGCAGATACAGTACAGTACACTACAGATCTCATGTGCGTTATTTGTCTCACTAGCAAGTCACATCGCTGTCGCTTGCAATTATCCCGCTGTTCTTGGCAAATGTGCGTTGGCTTGTGACGTACAAGTATGACTTACGCTCGAGTTTTTGGTGACTTCAAGAAGGGTCCTCTTTTAATCATGCTATTATGGCGTCATGGACATAAAAATATCAAAATTTCCGTCAGAAATATATTAGTATGGCTTAACCTATGCTTATTAAATATAGCTAATTTTAGCAATCGGGTAGTAGTGATCACAGGAATCTTCATCTGTGTTTGATATAATCCAAATGGAAATTttggaaaataaaataaaataaacaccAGGTCTGCATTTTTTCCCATTGTTCTGCATGGAATCTGATTTATACAAGGCAAATCTGTGGGGGGAAGTATGCCCTCCTTTTCGAAGTGAGTTGGTAACCTATTGTCAGCAATGAAAATGAGTTTACTTCATTCTTAAACTTCGTGCTATCATTTTTTGTTTATTAGATTTTGCAACAGGGGAATCCATTTGTAATTGTTATTGTTCAACACGAGTCACTCTCATCTTTAAGTACGATTCTTGTTCTTCTGCAGGGGATCAATATGGGTGGCAGCATAATGCCCCTCCACCACCCCCCGATCATGTTGTGAAGATGAATTCACATCCTTCCACtaagccgccgcctcctccggtCAATGTAAACAGCAGTGGTTCGGGTTCACATTTCTCAGGCGGCGGTGAGAACCGACCCCTGCAATCACCGTTTGGCAACGCCCTCAGCTTCTCGAAATGCACTTTTACTTATGAAGAGTTAGCGGTGGCGACCAATGAATTCTCCGATGCTAATCTTCTCGGGCAAGGTGGCTTTGGATTTGTTCACAAAGGAGTGCTGCCAGATGGCACAGAAGTTGCTGTGAAGCAATTAAGAGATGGAAGTGGGCAGGGAGAGCGTGAGTTCCAGGCAGAGGTTGAGATTATCAGCCGAGTACATCATAAACATCTCGTGACATTGGTTGGTTATTGCATTTCTGAAGACAAGAGGTTGCTTGTCTATGAGTTTGTTCCCAATAACACGTTAGAATTCCATATACATGGTATGGCTTCTTGCTATGTTTCAATCATGATTGTTTCTTCTCTTTCAGAATGCTCTTTAATATTGTCCGTAAAAGTGAACTACGACATCTTCTGTATTTTTTTGTTCCATATTTTCTACTCATAAATATCCTAGATATTGCCAGTTTGTACTTATGAGTTGCCGTATGAGTTGGAGTTGCCGTATGAGTTGACGGTTGGTAAATATCCGGGTGATTTACAAAGTTAAACCTGTGATACTACATGATTTAAATTAATATTATTTTGGCTATGAAAAAGAGACCTTGTTCGAGTAAATTGACAATTTGAGCAGTTGCATTGTTCATAAAATGAAATACCATGACTGCAAGAGAGTTTCATTAATGGAAATAATAAGCACAACCAAACCCATTCCAGAAGATATCAGCTTTATCGCCACCTTTTCTTTAGTCTTTAATAACTTCCCCCGATTTTGTCAAACTGGGAAGATACAACTTCGTTTTTGCTACCACCCGAAAGGTACAATGCTTTCCAGGTTTATTGGTTACCTTTGTCTTGAAGATTCAGAAAACATTGCTCTGAAGCTCCTGTCATGCAAAAAATCTTCTATCTTCATTTGGTTTGCATTCTCTTGGGCATTTGGTAATGTCTTCAGGTTATTTTCACCTCTTTTTCAGGAAGGCGTGGACCAACTATGGACTGGCCTTCAAGACTACGTATTGCTTTGGGTTCTGCGAAGGGATTGGCGTATCTTCACGAAGACTGTGAGCTCACACACACATACCTACTTGTTAtgcttttctttttctttttcacgTTCAAAAAGGTATGTAGCTGTTCTGTCATGATTTTATTTCTGTACTTCGTAGGCCATCCAAAGATCATTCATCGTGACATAAAGGCATCAAATATTCTTCTGGATTACAGATGTGAAGCTAAGGTATGATACacattttcctttttgtttcATTTCTACTTGAATTCTGAGACCGTCTTTCTTCCCCTGGTCCCAACTAAGTTTAGCTGCTAGTGTAGTGTAAAATCTTGAATGTCAGTGGTTGGTATGAGTAAATTCAGAAACTAAGGTTTACAGTTTTGATAAACTGATGTCTAACCAATCATCATGAAACATAGTTTTTTTTGCGGGATCATAAACATAGTTAATATCAGCGTACTAATACAAAACTGTTGGACGTGTAATTCAGTAAGCAAACCTCTTTTTTACAGGTGGCAGATTTTGGACTTGCAAAGTTAACCTCTGATAATAACACTCATGTTTCCACCAGAGTAATGGGCACATTTGGGTAAGTTCGATCTTCCAGTGAAACTATCATTTTGCTTTCCGGGACAGTGAAACAGTATCTCAAATGCTTGAAAATGAGATC
The Aegilops tauschii subsp. strangulata cultivar AL8/78 chromosome 3, Aet v6.0, whole genome shotgun sequence genome window above contains:
- the LOC109739345 gene encoding proline-rich receptor-like protein kinase PERK15 isoform X2, which produces MSSSPPAAPGPASPPGNRTAPPPASAPPATNSTPPSPPAPPASAPPPSSPVPPPSTPAAPPPSSGTTPATPSLPPPTAPGAPAAPSPPSTTPSPPTDRPTPSAQASPPPPSSALNTATVAGIAVGGLIALLLASLLCFCMLKKKRRHHPHHPPPPPPPHHLHYYGHPPPPPPPPPFKGDQYGWQHNAPPPPPDHVVKMNSHPSTKPPPPPVNVNSSGSGSHFSGGGENRPLQSPFGNALSFSKCTFTYEELAVATNEFSDANLLGQGGFGFVHKGVLPDGTEVAVKQLRDGSGQGEREFQAEVEIISRVHHKHLVTLVGYCISEDKRLLVYEFVPNNTLEFHIHGRRGPTMDWPSRLRIALGSAKGLAYLHEDCHPKIIHRDIKASNILLDYRCEAKVADFGLAKLTSDNNTHVSTRVMGTFGYLAPEYASSGKLTEKSDVFSFGVMLLELITGRRPVSSKQAHMDDSLVDWARPLMTQALEDGNHDALVDPHLGIDFNDNEMARMIACAAACVRHSARRRPRMSQVVRALEGDVSLDDLHEGVRPGHSRFMGSHASSEYDTSQYNEDLKKFRKMALGTSSFQSSQLTPSSGEHEHQEPSVPSSDGHQQTQEVELGTRKRDDGDVESQASMR
- the LOC109739345 gene encoding proline-rich receptor-like protein kinase PERK15 isoform X1, with the protein product MSSSPPAAPGPASPPGNRTAPPPASAPPATNSTPPSPPAPPASAPPPSSPVPPPSTPAAPPPSSGTTPATPSLPPPTAPGAPAAPSPPSTTPSPPTDRPTPSAQASPPPPSSALNTATVAGIAVGGLIALLLASLLCFCMLKKKRRHHPHHPPPPPPPHHLHYYGHPPPPPPPPPFKGDQYGWQHNAPPPPPDHVVKMNSHPSTKPPPPPVNVNSSGSGSHFSGGGENRPLQSPFGNALSFSKCTFTYEELAVATNEFSDANLLGQGGFGFVHKGVLPDGTEVAVKQLRDGSGQGEREFQAEVEIISRVHHKHLVTLVGYCISEDKRLLVYEFVPNNTLEFHIHGRRGPTMDWPSRLRIALGSAKGLAYLHEDCELTHTYLLVMLFFFFFTFKKVCSCSVMILFLYFVGHPKIIHRDIKASNILLDYRCEAKVADFGLAKLTSDNNTHVSTRVMGTFGYLAPEYASSGKLTEKSDVFSFGVMLLELITGRRPVSSKQAHMDDSLVDWARPLMTQALEDGNHDALVDPHLGIDFNDNEMARMIACAAACVRHSARRRPRMSQVVRALEGDVSLDDLHEGVRPGHSRFMGSHASSEYDTSQYNEDLKKFRKMALGTSSFQSSQLTPSSGEHEHQEPSVPSSDGHQQTQEVELGTRKRDDGDVESQASMR